The Kitasatospora paranensis genome has a window encoding:
- a CDS encoding carbon-nitrogen family hydrolase translates to MRASLIQLAVSDSEPPAERRARAAALVRAQDAADLVVLPELWPVGGFAYEAWSTGAEPLDGPTAEAMSAAARAAGVWLHAGSIVERDPDGPIYNTSLLFAPDGELTHTYRKIHRFGFDSGEAVAMGAGQEIVTADTAVGRLGLATCYDLRFPELFRALLDDGAELLVVPAAWPERRREHWTLLARARAVEEQAFVLACNTAGTHSGVPQAGHSLVVDPWGRVLAEAGPDEEVVSVDFDPAEVGKARADFPVHRDRLLGIPAPVQR, encoded by the coding sequence GTGCGCGCTTCATTGATCCAACTCGCGGTCTCGGACAGCGAGCCTCCGGCCGAGCGGCGGGCCCGCGCGGCGGCGCTCGTCCGGGCGCAGGACGCCGCCGACCTGGTCGTGCTGCCCGAGCTCTGGCCGGTCGGGGGCTTCGCCTACGAGGCGTGGTCCACCGGGGCGGAGCCGTTGGACGGGCCGACCGCGGAGGCGATGTCGGCCGCCGCCCGCGCCGCCGGGGTCTGGCTGCACGCCGGATCGATCGTCGAACGCGACCCCGACGGCCCGATCTACAACACCTCGCTGCTCTTCGCACCGGACGGCGAACTGACCCACACCTACCGCAAGATCCACCGCTTTGGCTTCGACAGCGGCGAGGCGGTCGCCATGGGCGCGGGCCAGGAGATCGTCACCGCGGACACCGCGGTCGGCCGGCTCGGCCTCGCCACCTGCTACGACCTGCGTTTCCCGGAGCTGTTCCGGGCGCTGCTGGACGACGGCGCCGAGCTGCTGGTCGTCCCCGCCGCCTGGCCGGAGCGCCGCCGCGAGCACTGGACGCTGCTGGCCCGCGCCCGCGCGGTGGAGGAGCAGGCGTTCGTGCTGGCCTGCAACACGGCGGGCACCCACAGCGGTGTGCCGCAGGCCGGACACAGCCTGGTGGTCGACCCCTGGGGCCGGGTGCTGGCCGAGGCGGGACCGGACGAGGAAGTGGTCTCGGTGGACTTCGACCCGGCCGAGGTGGGCAAGGCCCGCGCCGACTTCCCGGTGCACCGCGACCGGCTGCTCGGCATCCCGGCGCCCGTCCAGCGCTGA